One stretch of Dissulfurimicrobium hydrothermale DNA includes these proteins:
- a CDS encoding SufB/SufD family protein — protein sequence MLDVIDRELLKGVADLEDIPKGAYNIRKNGKLLGRQVSANIMIETNEDNTGINIIVKPGTVNESVHIPVILSQADLFDVVKNNFIIGDGCDVTIIAGCGIHCGSDRPEGHAGIHEFRIGKGSKVKYVEKHLGIGSGTGKRTLNPVTRVFLEEGAHAELELTQIGGVDEAQRANEAELGPRSSILVTERVMTEGRQRAVSKNTIILKGEDSRAELISRSVIKGDSKQDFYAVLEARARSYGHLECDAIVMDNGTNETIPSLRSLHPDAELTHEAAIGKIANSQLMKLMSLGLTYDEAVNRIIRGFLR from the coding sequence ATGCTAGATGTCATAGATAGAGAACTGTTAAAGGGGGTGGCGGATCTGGAGGACATCCCAAAAGGGGCTTATAATATAAGAAAAAACGGAAAGCTTCTCGGCCGCCAGGTATCCGCCAATATCATGATCGAGACCAATGAAGACAATACAGGTATAAATATCATAGTAAAGCCAGGGACTGTAAACGAATCCGTTCACATCCCTGTGATATTGAGTCAGGCCGATCTCTTTGACGTCGTGAAGAACAATTTTATAATAGGAGACGGCTGTGACGTGACGATTATAGCGGGTTGCGGCATACATTGCGGATCGGACAGGCCGGAAGGGCATGCAGGCATCCATGAGTTCAGGATAGGCAAGGGCTCCAAAGTAAAATATGTGGAAAAGCACCTTGGGATTGGGTCAGGCACCGGTAAGCGAACGCTTAATCCGGTTACAAGGGTCTTCTTAGAAGAAGGTGCCCATGCCGAGTTAGAGCTCACCCAAATCGGCGGCGTGGACGAGGCCCAACGTGCGAACGAGGCCGAGCTTGGGCCAAGGAGTTCGATCCTCGTAACAGAACGCGTCATGACAGAAGGGCGGCAGAGGGCGGTTTCAAAAAATACTATAATCCTGAAGGGCGAAGACAGCAGGGCGGAGTTGATATCCAGGTCCGTCATAAAAGGGGATTCGAAGCAGGATTTTTACGCGGTGCTTGAGGCAAGGGCACGTTCTTACGGCCACCTCGAGTGTGACGCCATAGTAATGGACAACGGCACAAATGAGACGATACCCTCCTTAAGAAGTCTTCATCCAGACGCCGAGCTCACCCATGAGGCGGCTATCGGCAAGATCGCAAATAGTCAGCTTATGAAGCTTATGAGTCTTGGGCTTACATATGACGAGGCCGTCAATAGGATTATACGTGGGTTCTTAAGATAA
- a CDS encoding ABC transporter ATP-binding protein produces MLEIKDLYFSVEEQDEYSGPHQRMIVKGVSYRFEKGKFYAITGPNGSGKTTIAKLIMGINPLTSGQIFLEGRDITSLGVTERARAGIAYSFQNPARFKGLTFGDLLSIAAGTTDEAELVKILIRVGICSTDFLDKEVGNALSGGEIKKIELATTIARNPKIAIYDEPDTGIDLWTIGPMIDLLKRERDKYGTTTIVVSHNEKFLQAADEILLVKDGQIVHTGDLDTTLPLLKDLDFCNWKTICEGENYARCHR; encoded by the coding sequence ATGCTCGAGATAAAAGATCTCTATTTTTCTGTTGAAGAGCAGGATGAGTACTCAGGTCCGCATCAGCGGATGATCGTTAAGGGTGTAAGTTATAGATTTGAAAAAGGTAAATTTTATGCGATAACCGGCCCCAACGGAAGCGGTAAAACAACGATCGCAAAGTTGATAATGGGTATAAATCCTCTCACGTCAGGTCAGATATTCCTGGAGGGCAGGGATATCACCTCCCTGGGGGTCACAGAAAGGGCAAGGGCAGGGATCGCTTACAGCTTTCAGAATCCTGCCCGTTTCAAGGGGCTTACCTTTGGAGATCTGCTTTCCATCGCAGCCGGCACCACCGACGAGGCTGAACTTGTAAAGATACTCATAAGGGTCGGCATATGTTCGACTGACTTTCTCGACAAAGAGGTTGGAAATGCACTTTCCGGCGGCGAGATCAAGAAGATAGAACTCGCGACGACCATTGCAAGAAACCCCAAGATCGCCATATATGACGAGCCAGATACCGGGATAGATCTCTGGACGATCGGACCGATGATCGATCTTTTAAAGAGGGAACGAGATAAATACGGCACTACAACGATCGTTGTCAGTCATAATGAAAAATTTCTTCAAGCAGCCGATGAGATACTGCTGGTAAAAGACGGACAGATCGTCCATACCGGAGATCTTGATACCACATTGCCGCTCCTTAAAGACCTTGATTTCTGCAACTGGAAGACGATTTGTGAAGGAGAAAACTATGCTAGATGTCATAGATAG
- the pgeF gene encoding peptidoglycan editing factor PgeF, which translates to MLSLFPGKFQDRLVAVTFNRWGGVSSAPYHELNVGFRVGDDPQAVTENRGKIAGAIGCLSLVSSVQVHGDRIDLITDHMGGSISRDAIKGADGLLTKKRGVALMIQHADCQSVVLFDPVRGAIGNIHCGWRGSVLNIIGKAVAAMARHFGSRPGDIWAGISPSIGPCCAEFKGWRGVLPDEFLSFKTVGDRFDFWAITKAQLMAAGVHAEKIFMSKICNFCKNDYYSYRREKKTGRCATVAVLV; encoded by the coding sequence ATGCTTTCACTCTTCCCTGGTAAATTTCAAGACCGCCTTGTCGCGGTTACCTTTAACCGCTGGGGAGGCGTAAGCAGTGCCCCGTATCATGAATTGAACGTTGGATTTCGTGTGGGCGATGACCCACAGGCGGTTACGGAAAACAGAGGGAAGATCGCGGGCGCCATAGGATGTTTATCGTTGGTGAGTTCGGTCCAGGTGCATGGGGATCGGATAGATCTCATCACAGATCATATGGGTGGGTCGATCAGCAGGGATGCAATAAAAGGGGCCGACGGCCTTTTAACTAAAAAACGTGGGGTTGCCTTGATGATCCAGCACGCAGATTGTCAGTCGGTTGTGCTCTTTGATCCTGTCAGGGGCGCGATAGGCAATATCCATTGTGGCTGGCGCGGGAGTGTTTTAAATATCATTGGGAAGGCGGTGGCTGCGATGGCAAGACATTTCGGTTCAAGACCTGGGGATATCTGGGCCGGTATAAGCCCTTCGATTGGGCCTTGTTGTGCGGAGTTTAAGGGCTGGCGGGGTGTCTTGCCGGATGAATTCTTGTCATTTAAGACCGTTGGTGATCGTTTTGATTTTTGGGCCATAACAAAGGCGCAGTTGATGGCCGCTGGGGTGCATGCTGAAAAGATCTTTATGTCAAAAATTTGTAATTTTTGTAAAAATGATTATTATTCTTATAGACGAGAAAAGAAAACAGGCAGGTGTGCAACGGTCGCCGTGCTCGTTTGA
- a CDS encoding 3'-5' exoribonuclease YhaM family protein, with translation MEKGKFIADIMENDRVEGVFLVKSKHLYSSKNGVPYIALTITDRTGEIEGRIWENAQAVDNTFGQRDFVFVKGDAVSWQGATQIKISDIKRLDDCDVDAGLFMPLCPIGTKELWEELQLYIKKIKNQNFKRLLQETFNDKKIKDEFLKAPAAKRMHHAYLGGLLEHSVSVARLADAISRLYPQLDSDLLIAAAILHDIGKIKELSFKRPPIDYSNEGRLVGHLVLGAGMIDEIATGAGLNKEASDLVLLKHLILSHHGQKEFGTPILPMTEEAVALHLIDDLDAKLNYLKSLKNEIDGDDYGWTEYQRLLERYFYLKGSRAVEAAGSEGIAKQEGLNDKGDKKDSNMSFVRQMDLLSTEDQVW, from the coding sequence ATGGAAAAAGGTAAATTTATAGCAGACATCATGGAAAACGACCGGGTTGAAGGTGTGTTTTTGGTAAAATCCAAACACCTCTACTCCAGCAAAAACGGAGTGCCATATATTGCTCTGACCATAACGGACAGGACCGGAGAGATTGAAGGGCGTATCTGGGAAAATGCCCAGGCAGTGGACAATACATTCGGACAGAGGGATTTTGTCTTCGTCAAGGGCGACGCTGTCTCGTGGCAGGGGGCGACCCAGATCAAGATCTCAGACATTAAAAGGCTAGATGACTGCGATGTGGACGCCGGGCTTTTTATGCCATTGTGCCCGATCGGTACAAAAGAACTCTGGGAGGAACTGCAGCTCTATATAAAAAAGATAAAAAATCAAAATTTCAAAAGGCTTCTTCAAGAGACATTCAATGATAAAAAAATCAAGGATGAATTTTTGAAGGCACCTGCCGCAAAACGTATGCACCATGCCTATCTGGGCGGCCTTCTTGAACACAGCGTCTCTGTGGCAAGGCTTGCCGACGCCATATCAAGACTTTATCCGCAACTCGACAGTGATCTGCTGATTGCGGCAGCCATACTCCACGACATCGGCAAGATAAAAGAATTATCGTTTAAGCGACCGCCCATAGATTATTCCAATGAAGGGAGGCTTGTCGGACACCTTGTGCTCGGCGCCGGGATGATAGATGAAATCGCAACCGGTGCCGGCCTCAATAAAGAGGCCAGCGATCTTGTGCTCTTGAAACACCTTATCCTGAGCCATCACGGGCAAAAGGAATTCGGCACCCCTATCCTGCCGATGACCGAAGAGGCCGTGGCGCTGCATCTGATTGACGACCTGGATGCCAAGCTCAATTATTTAAAAAGTCTAAAGAACGAAATTGATGGCGATGACTACGGCTGGACAGAATATCAAAGACTGCTCGAGAGATATTTTTATCTCAAGGGGTCAAGGGCTGTGGAGGCCGCCGGATCGGAAGGGATCGCAAAGCAAGAGGGGCTGAACGATAAAGGTGATAAAAAAGACAGCAATATGTCATTTGTGCGACAAATGGATTTGCTTTCCACCGAAGACCAGGTGTGGTGA
- the holB gene encoding DNA polymerase III subunit delta', with the protein MVKKDLFSASSSQARVIKIMGRILDRGRLAHAYILIGPDGIGKEAAAIDLARLILCDIPDLGDHPMPCGACRNCKKTGRGVHPDLSILKPDGATIKVDQIRSLQQMISLAPLEAKRRVSILVNAHKMNNEAANALLKTLEEPPNKNHLFLTATSLERLVPTVVSRCQVLRCDALRRNEIERIIKEIHPSCPEEAAVFISNMSQGSIMRAAYLLERRVLEIRNEIFSFIDKDRPEAVPAFFNLSKKLSQDIDSALLTIQIMRSIVRDLVLIFETSRPGRGGAWSKPLTKDILHRHLINPDRFQALQIIRDKIDRERLCQYKNLLDSAEAMIERNINRELIIEALLVFWIRRGY; encoded by the coding sequence GTGGTGAAAAAAGACCTCTTTTCCGCATCATCAAGCCAGGCCCGCGTTATCAAGATCATGGGGCGCATATTAGACCGTGGACGCCTGGCCCATGCCTACATCCTGATAGGTCCAGATGGAATCGGCAAGGAGGCTGCTGCAATCGACTTGGCGAGGTTGATTCTCTGCGATATACCGGATCTAGGAGACCACCCCATGCCATGCGGCGCATGCCGGAATTGCAAAAAGACAGGCCGGGGCGTCCACCCTGATCTGTCCATCCTAAAACCAGACGGGGCGACAATAAAGGTTGATCAGATAAGAAGTCTGCAGCAGATGATCTCTCTTGCGCCTCTTGAAGCGAAACGAAGGGTCTCAATCCTCGTCAACGCACACAAAATGAACAATGAGGCCGCAAATGCACTTCTCAAGACCCTTGAAGAGCCACCCAATAAAAATCATCTCTTTCTTACAGCAACATCCCTCGAAAGGCTTGTTCCGACAGTGGTCTCGCGCTGTCAAGTCTTGAGATGCGATGCCCTGCGCCGCAATGAGATCGAAAGGATTATAAAAGAAATCCATCCTTCATGCCCAGAAGAGGCGGCAGTATTCATATCCAACATGTCGCAAGGCAGCATCATGAGGGCTGCTTACCTGCTTGAACGCAGGGTACTGGAGATCAGAAATGAGATATTTAGCTTCATCGACAAAGACAGGCCGGAGGCTGTCCCTGCATTTTTTAACCTCTCCAAGAAGCTTTCGCAGGATATTGACTCTGCGCTCCTAACCATACAGATAATGAGATCGATAGTCAGGGATTTGGTCTTGATTTTTGAGACAAGCCGCCCAGGCCGAGGGGGTGCTTGGTCTAAACCCTTGACCAAAGACATCCTGCATCGCCATCTGATTAACCCGGACAGGTTTCAGGCCCTCCAGATAATAAGAGATAAAATCGACCGGGAAAGGCTCTGTCAATATAAAAACCTCCTGGATAGTGCCGAAGCAATGATCGAACGGAATATAAACAGGGAACTTATCATTGAGGCATTGCTGGTCTTCTGGATAAGAAGAGGTTATTGA
- a CDS encoding PSP1 domain-containing protein, whose product MENDNKHKPAGSTSVQHVQKSFTADIQDAYDQNKGPFNMTIVGVRLRQDQPTIHFDAGDVPVKDGEWVVAPTEHGKEVGQVSGAPLKITLQNKMDLPRLEGLASTHEIELYYQNLEKEKEAREICLGFIKGLDLKMKLIRVERFFEGNKIIFYYSSEGRVDFRELVKELVKVLKTRIEMRQIGIRYESKILGGIGGCGRELCCATFLKNFDPISIKMAKVQRMPLNPSKISGLCGRLLCCLTYEYETYLGIRQENQAMEMGIDGHDIEHDIEKNITVEDEDDMSDLASDMDDEEGARDWPPNEDNGVAALQGQNVDRNGNHKKLHKGDMPTKRKRQRSKDK is encoded by the coding sequence ATGGAAAATGACAATAAACACAAACCAGCTGGTTCTACCTCGGTGCAGCACGTGCAGAAATCATTTACAGCTGACATACAAGACGCATACGACCAGAATAAGGGCCCATTTAATATGACCATCGTAGGGGTTAGGCTGAGACAGGACCAGCCGACGATCCATTTTGATGCAGGCGATGTCCCTGTAAAAGACGGAGAATGGGTTGTGGCGCCCACTGAACATGGCAAGGAAGTCGGACAGGTGTCAGGGGCGCCTTTAAAGATAACACTCCAAAACAAGATGGACCTGCCAAGACTTGAAGGCCTTGCAAGCACCCATGAGATAGAACTCTACTATCAAAATCTTGAGAAGGAAAAGGAGGCGCGGGAGATTTGTCTCGGTTTCATCAAAGGCCTGGATCTCAAGATGAAACTCATACGAGTTGAACGCTTCTTTGAGGGGAACAAGATCATATTCTATTATTCCTCCGAAGGTAGGGTCGATTTCCGTGAACTGGTAAAGGAGCTAGTCAAGGTCCTTAAAACACGTATAGAGATGCGCCAAATAGGTATAAGGTACGAGTCAAAGATACTCGGCGGCATAGGGGGCTGCGGACGCGAACTCTGCTGCGCTACCTTTCTTAAAAATTTTGACCCGATCTCTATAAAGATGGCCAAAGTGCAACGTATGCCCCTTAATCCGAGCAAGATATCAGGGCTATGTGGAAGGCTCCTATGTTGTCTGACTTATGAATATGAGACTTATCTTGGCATCAGGCAAGAAAATCAGGCGATGGAGATGGGCATAGACGGCCATGATATAGAACATGACATAGAAAAAAATATTACCGTAGAAGACGAAGACGATATGTCTGACCTGGCAAGCGACATGGATGATGAAGAAGGAGCCCGAGACTGGCCGCCCAATGAAGACAATGGCGTGGCGGCATTGCAAGGGCAAAATGTCGACAGGAACGGCAATCACAAAAAACTGCATAAAGGAGATATGCCGACCAAAAGAAAAAGGCAAAGGTCAAAGGACAAGTGA
- the metG gene encoding methionine--tRNA ligase, whose protein sequence is MKDRFFITTPIYYVNAHPHIGHAYSTLVADVQNRFHRLKGDETFFLTGTDEHGDKIVQAAKKNGMEPKEYADKISAEFQALWPLLGIEYDKFIRTTDRSHIATVQDILKKIFEKGEIVFKEYEGLYCVGCERFYMERELIDGRCPDHGVVPIKTKEKNYFFLMSHYQDWLLDYIKRHPDFITPERYRNEVLSFLNEPLEDLCISRPTSRLTWGIPLPFDENFVTYVWFDALANYLSGLGYPDDENFLKFWPAAEHIIAKDILKPHAIYWPIILKAIGLPPYKHLHVHGYWQIKDRKMSKSLGNVINPRDMVKNFGTDATRYTLIREMNFGLDASFNEDSIRTRINADLANDLGNLVSRSLAMVLKYTDGLVPCPSFVGGQAALLKEAMLRLVQEFEAAMEAFEMHKALQKTWGMVNAANKAIDSAAPWELAKDHSRHTELEGILYALLESIRIISILIYPVMPSSAAKIHKGLGLDPKAGLRFEDAKKWGVLTPGRAVSHIAPLFPRLETKKKNLEEEKEHKRRKIVSSGPDWTNKKEGDELIEIDLFKKIDLRIAEITGAEAVPGADKLLKLVVRCPEERTIVAGIAGHFKPEELIGRKVIIVANLKPVKLKGITSEGMLLVAKDDAGLHLTAPADQSITPGAKIS, encoded by the coding sequence ATGAAAGATCGTTTCTTTATAACTACGCCTATATATTACGTAAATGCCCATCCCCATATCGGGCACGCTTATTCCACTCTCGTCGCCGACGTGCAAAATCGCTTTCACAGGCTTAAGGGAGATGAGACATTTTTTCTTACCGGCACCGACGAGCACGGTGATAAGATTGTACAAGCGGCAAAAAAAAACGGTATGGAACCAAAGGAATATGCAGATAAGATAAGCGCCGAATTCCAAGCCTTATGGCCACTTCTCGGCATAGAATATGACAAATTCATCCGAACAACAGATCGGTCGCACATCGCAACCGTCCAGGACATACTTAAAAAGATCTTTGAAAAAGGCGAGATAGTCTTCAAAGAATATGAAGGGCTTTACTGTGTAGGTTGTGAACGCTTTTATATGGAAAGGGAACTTATAGACGGAAGATGCCCAGACCACGGTGTCGTTCCCATAAAAACAAAAGAAAAAAACTATTTCTTTCTGATGAGCCACTACCAGGATTGGCTGTTAGACTATATAAAGCGACATCCAGATTTTATAACGCCTGAACGCTACAGAAATGAGGTCCTGTCGTTTCTTAATGAACCGCTTGAAGACCTCTGCATCTCCAGACCGACCAGCCGTCTTACATGGGGCATCCCGCTCCCGTTTGATGAAAATTTCGTCACCTATGTCTGGTTTGACGCCTTGGCTAACTATCTTTCCGGGCTTGGATACCCTGACGATGAAAATTTTTTAAAATTCTGGCCAGCAGCCGAACATATAATCGCAAAAGATATATTAAAACCCCACGCCATCTACTGGCCCATCATATTGAAGGCGATAGGGCTTCCCCCCTATAAACACCTCCATGTACATGGCTACTGGCAGATAAAGGATCGAAAGATGTCCAAGAGCCTTGGAAACGTAATAAATCCAAGGGATATGGTCAAAAATTTCGGAACTGACGCCACGCGCTATACGCTCATCAGGGAAATGAACTTCGGGCTCGATGCCTCATTCAATGAAGATTCTATCAGAACGAGGATAAACGCAGACCTTGCAAACGATCTTGGCAATCTCGTCAGCCGCAGCCTCGCCATGGTCTTGAAATATACAGATGGCCTGGTCCCTTGTCCATCTTTTGTGGGCGGTCAGGCCGCACTACTTAAAGAGGCTATGTTGCGTCTTGTCCAGGAATTTGAAGCCGCAATGGAGGCCTTCGAGATGCACAAGGCCCTTCAAAAGACCTGGGGGATGGTCAACGCAGCAAACAAGGCTATCGACTCAGCCGCGCCATGGGAGCTTGCCAAGGACCATTCCAGACATACAGAACTCGAGGGTATACTATATGCACTGCTCGAATCAATCCGCATAATTTCTATCCTGATATACCCTGTCATGCCGTCATCGGCAGCAAAGATACATAAAGGCCTCGGCCTGGATCCAAAGGCGGGTCTCAGGTTTGAAGACGCAAAGAAATGGGGGGTTCTGACGCCGGGCCGTGCAGTATCACACATAGCCCCCCTGTTCCCGAGGCTTGAGACAAAAAAGAAAAATTTGGAAGAAGAAAAAGAGCATAAAAGGAGAAAGATCGTGTCTTCTGGACCAGATTGGACAAATAAAAAAGAAGGAGACGAGTTGATCGAGATCGATCTCTTCAAAAAGATCGATCTGAGGATCGCCGAGATAACAGGTGCAGAGGCAGTTCCAGGGGCTGACAAACTCTTGAAGCTGGTCGTACGTTGCCCTGAAGAACGAACGATAGTAGCCGGCATAGCAGGACATTTCAAACCTGAAGAGCTTATTGGGCGCAAGGTTATTATAGTTGCAAATCTCAAACCAGTAAAACTTAAAGGTATCACGTCAGAAGGCATGCTTCTTGTGGCCAAAGACGATGCAGGCCTCCATCTGACCGCGCCAGCGGATCAATCTATTACGCCGGGGGCGAAGATCAGCTGA
- the selB gene encoding selenocysteine-specific translation elongation factor → MQQKTLILGTAGHIDHGKTTLVKALTGIDTDRLKEEKRRGITIELGFAYLDLPNGQRIGVVDVPGHERFVKNMVAGAMGMDLVALVIAADEGVMPQTREHLEICQLLEVKKGLVVLTKKDMVDPEWLELVKEDIREFLVGTFLEGAPIVSVSSISDAKDNGIHELITVISDLVADIPPRTPSGPYRLPVDRVFSIKGFGTVVTGTSISGKIRVGDEAVIYPQGLKTKIRGIQIHNAPCDEAAAGMRTALNLQGIEREAVERGDVVATAGSLHPSYLLDLKFLYLSSAGRPLKYRSPVRFHTGTVEITGRVIMQEDEIEPGRETFIQIKLDKPAAVLPGDRYVIRSYSPIRTIGGGIILNPMPRRRKRSRPELWKGLEILSRLDPNDLIIYHLEQAGQRGLTQAELAMRSGVYGEILEQTLDSLFSKGKAVRIDTDEKRAIDGNIYRTLKKKILDFATEYHKENPLSKGIAKEEVRSRIFLHSPSGGRLFQKLLTDLVNSGDLIQEKDLLRLSTHKVSLGEEEISTRRNLEELFRKSGLEPPSREDAVTIVSPDKKTASNIFDLLVAEGVLVRIKEDLYYHRDALNKVVDLVTSFLKKNGEMAVGDFRDMTHGLSRKFIIPLLEYLDNQKITIRVGDKRKLRR, encoded by the coding sequence ATGCAGCAAAAGACCTTAATACTAGGTACCGCCGGGCACATAGACCACGGTAAGACCACGCTCGTAAAGGCCCTGACTGGTATTGACACGGACAGACTCAAGGAAGAAAAGAGGCGAGGCATCACCATAGAGCTCGGCTTTGCCTATCTTGACCTGCCGAATGGCCAAAGGATTGGTGTGGTTGATGTCCCAGGGCACGAACGCTTCGTAAAAAACATGGTGGCTGGGGCCATGGGTATGGATCTCGTAGCCCTGGTCATTGCCGCCGACGAGGGTGTAATGCCCCAGACAAGGGAGCATCTGGAGATATGTCAGCTTCTGGAGGTCAAAAAGGGTCTAGTTGTACTCACAAAGAAGGACATGGTGGACCCGGAGTGGCTTGAGCTTGTAAAAGAAGATATAAGGGAGTTTCTGGTCGGAACGTTCCTTGAAGGAGCCCCCATAGTTTCTGTCTCATCTATATCCGATGCCAAGGATAACGGTATTCATGAACTAATAACTGTCATCAGCGATCTCGTAGCAGATATACCGCCTAGGACGCCGTCGGGCCCGTACAGACTGCCCGTGGACAGGGTATTCAGTATAAAAGGCTTTGGAACAGTGGTGACAGGGACATCCATCTCAGGCAAGATAAGGGTTGGGGACGAGGCCGTGATCTATCCCCAAGGTCTTAAGACGAAGATAAGGGGTATCCAGATCCACAATGCGCCTTGCGACGAGGCCGCGGCAGGGATGAGAACCGCCTTGAATCTGCAGGGAATAGAGAGGGAGGCGGTCGAACGGGGTGACGTCGTTGCAACCGCAGGGAGTCTCCATCCAAGCTATCTTCTGGACCTGAAATTTCTGTATCTGTCAAGCGCTGGACGCCCGCTTAAATATCGAAGCCCTGTAAGATTCCATACAGGGACTGTAGAGATTACAGGCAGGGTGATCATGCAGGAAGACGAGATAGAACCCGGTCGCGAGACCTTCATCCAGATCAAGTTAGACAAACCCGCGGCCGTACTGCCTGGAGACCGTTATGTGATAAGGAGCTATTCACCTATCAGGACCATAGGAGGCGGTATAATCTTAAACCCAATGCCGAGGAGAAGAAAGAGATCACGACCTGAACTGTGGAAAGGGCTTGAAATATTGAGCAGGCTGGACCCGAACGACCTGATCATTTATCACCTCGAACAAGCAGGCCAGAGGGGGCTTACGCAGGCCGAACTGGCCATGAGGAGCGGCGTATATGGGGAAATACTTGAGCAGACGCTCGACAGCCTCTTTTCCAAGGGCAAGGCTGTGCGCATCGACACTGATGAAAAAAGGGCGATAGATGGCAATATATACAGGACATTAAAGAAAAAGATCTTAGACTTTGCAACCGAGTATCACAAAGAAAATCCACTGAGCAAGGGGATAGCCAAAGAAGAGGTGAGGTCTCGCATCTTCCTGCATAGTCCCAGCGGTGGGCGGCTGTTTCAAAAACTACTCACCGATCTTGTAAATTCCGGCGATCTCATACAAGAAAAAGATCTGCTGCGGCTTTCAACACACAAGGTGTCACTCGGCGAAGAGGAGATATCGACTAGACGAAACCTCGAAGAATTGTTTAGAAAATCAGGCCTTGAACCACCGTCAAGGGAAGATGCGGTAACGATAGTCTCGCCTGACAAAAAAACCGCATCGAACATCTTCGACCTCCTCGTAGCAGAAGGCGTGCTGGTACGCATCAAGGAAGACCTTTATTATCACAGGGATGCGCTTAATAAGGTGGTAGATCTGGTCACGTCCTTTCTGAAAAAAAACGGCGAGATGGCTGTTGGCGACTTCCGTGACATGACACATGGGCTCTCCAGAAAATTCATTATCCCGCTCCTTGAATACCTGGATAATCAGAAGATCACAATTAGGGTTGGAGACAAACGGAAATTAAGGAGATGA